ATCCCGGCGCGCAATACCGCGACAACGCGTTGAGCAAGGCCCGCTTTGAATTCCGCTGGGAAGATCAATTCAATCTCAGCCTCGACCCCGTCACCGCGCGCGAATTCCACGACGAAACCCTCCCGCAGGACGGCGCGAAGACCGCACATTTCTGCTCCATGTGCGGCCCGCACTTCTGCTCGATGAAGATTACCGAAGACGTCCGGAAGTATGCGGCGGAACAGGGAATCTCTGACGAAGCCGCGCTGCAAAAGGGAATGGAAGAAGAATCCCGCGAGTTCACCGAGAAGGGCAGCGAGCTTTACGCGAAGGCGTGAACACGACCGCGAGCAAAGCCGGGCTTTCTTTCGTATGTGAACTTTGCTAGAACGAACCCATGAAAACGCTCGACGAGAACCTGCTTGAAACGGCGACACAACGACTCGTCGCGGAATTTCAACCCGAACAAGTCTGGCTTTACGGCTCGCACGCTTGGGGCAGTCCGCATGACGACAGCGACGTTGACCTTCTCGTCGTCGTGCCGCACAGCAACGAGACGCCCATCCGCCGCTCGCAACGCGCGCATCGTTGCCTGCGCGGACTGCGAATGCCCAAAGACGTGTTGGTCGAGACGCGGCAGGAAGTGGATAGCGTCAAGGAACGCAAAACCTCACTCGAAAATCTCATCCTAGCCCGTGGCCGCAGACTCTATGGCTGACGCGACACCAGAAGCGAAAGCATGGATGGTCAAAGCATGGCGCGATTTGGAAACCGCCCGCCGCGCGGCGACCGGCCAGCCGCCTTTCTACGACGTGGCGGTTTATCACTGCCAGCAGGCCGCGGAAAAAGCGGTCAAAGCGTTCCTCGTTCATCACGGCAAACCCTACGAGAAAACCCACGACATTGAAGTGCTGACTGACCTTGCCGGCGAAGTAGATTCCAACTTCAGCCAGTTGGCCGACGCCGCTGACGCGCTGACTCCCCTACGCCACGCAGTTTCGCTATCCGAACGCCACCTTCGCCGTCGAACCGCAACCGACCGAATACGACGAAGCGTTGAACTATGCCCAAAGTATTTACGATTTCGTATTGAACCTTCTTCCAGCGGACGCACGGCCATGAAAAAGAAACTCACCGGTGCGGAGAAGTGGTGGAACGAGTGCGCGGAATACGAAGCGACGCACGAAATCGCGTTCGCTTCGCCGCGTGCCTTGCTGGAAGCCCGCATGATTGCGGAATTGGACAAGGCCCGCCGTCCGCACCGCCGCGCTCACCGGAACGGCGTCGCCCGCCGCCGCAAACTTGCGTCTCGCTGATTTTCTGCACGTCAGCGCGTAGGCTGGTGCGGCACGACAGCAGGGCTTCACTCTCGCCCGATGCCTGTGTGGAAAAATTCAAGGCCTCCAGTGTTTATCCTTGGTTGAAATTCTTTGCGTCTCCGCGTCTTTGCATTGAACGGAGTTTTCATTGAGCCGGCGAGTTGCATTTGATTTAATGCTCTCACCGAGTTCACGGAAAATTTTGACGCGAGTTGAATTTGAAAAGTTTTAACCCAGTTGAATTAAAGTGCGAGCCGCACCTGCCATTGA
Above is a genomic segment from Verrucomicrobiota bacterium containing:
- a CDS encoding phosphomethylpyrimidine synthase — protein: PGAQYRDNALSKARFEFRWEDQFNLSLDPVTAREFHDETLPQDGAKTAHFCSMCGPHFCSMKITEDVRKYAAEQGISDEAALQKGMEEESREFTEKGSELYAKA
- a CDS encoding HEPN domain-containing protein; translation: MADATPEAKAWMVKAWRDLETARRAATGQPPFYDVAVYHCQQAAEKAVKAFLVHHGKPYEKTHDIEVLTDLAGEVDSNFSQLADAADALTPLRHAVSLSERHLRRRTATDRIRRSVELCPKYLRFRIEPSSSGRTAMKKKLTGAEKWWNECAEYEATHEIAFASPRALLEARMIAELDKARRPHRRAHRNGVARRRKLASR
- a CDS encoding nucleotidyltransferase domain-containing protein is translated as MKTLDENLLETATQRLVAEFQPEQVWLYGSHAWGSPHDDSDVDLLVVVPHSNETPIRRSQRAHRCLRGLRMPKDVLVETRQEVDSVKERKTSLENLILARGRRLYG